The Ascidiaceihabitans donghaensis genome includes the window GCGTCATAAAGCTTAGCAATATGTTGGGGTTGGTCCATTTTTCACTTTCGACAAAAATCATCCAAAGGTTCAACTGGCCCCAATAATTGCGGGTGCCATAGCCGGAATCGGTGAGGGCCACGGTCAGGGCAAGGGTCGCGAAAAACAAGCCGACATGGGCCCAGTAGACCTGCCAGACACGAAAAGCGACACGCGCAGATCCCAAAAGCCACCCCACGCGATCAAAGCCGCGTCCAAAGGCGATGGCGCTGGCCATGCCAGAACAAAAAACAAAGATTTCGGTGGCATCTGAGAACCCCCAACGGGCGGGGATCCAGCTTGTCAGGAAGTTGCCGGGTGTGTGGGCAATCAGGATGATGAACATCGCGATGCCGCGAAAGAAATCAAGGCGTAGATCGCGCACGTTTGCAGCAGCTGCCGGCGCAGGGGCAGCTACAGTTTTTTCAACTTGGGATGGGTCAGCGAAAGTCATGGCTACGCCTTACTCCGATACGCAAAAACGTCAAGCAACTGTGGATTATTGCGCAGGAATACGGCGTGCGTCCGCCAGCGATGCAAAGCGCGATGATGTAAACCGGTCACGGTGCCCCGCACGTTGCGCCATTCGTTCCCCTAAAATGACTTCTGTTTCGTCAATGCGGCCCGCACGGATGCCTGCATCGATTGTCATACGTTCGAACACATCGCGCTGTGCGTGGCTGCCGCCGATGGTTTGCATGGCGGGGCGTGCTGTCGCCAAATTGACAAATGCATCGCCGTAGCGCCCTTCGGAAAAGGCGTTCAATCCGGCCAGTGCGGCCAACCCGGGGTCCGCCACCCGTTTCGCCATTTCACCTGTGTCTTTCGCATCGCGCAGGAAGCGCTGTGCCATATCGGCTTTGGCATCGGCACGATCCGCGCCCGACAATGCCAGCATGTAGTGCAGATCGGCAAAGACCACGCAACCGTCGTCGGTTCTGTTTTGCGCAAAGTCAGCCAGCTCTGCCCAGCGATTGCCCACATCAACGCCTTCCAGCTCTAGTCGCATCAAAAGCGATGTGGCGTTGGCTATGTCGCGGTAATCGTCGGTTTTGTCTTCGCGGATTTGCGTGTCATACAAGGACATCACAGTGTCCAGTTCGCCCCGATCAAGGTGAAGCAACGCTTTGTGCCACCAGACATGATAGCGAAAATTGTTGCAATGCGTCCACGCGCTGGTGTTGTTTTCGATCAGGCGGATACCTGCATCGGGGTCGGCGGTCATGTCATAGACGTGCGCCACGGCATGCAATCCCCATGCGTCATCTGTTGCGTATTGCAGACCTTGCAAACCTGCGCGTTCGGCCGCCGCATATTCACCCGTTTCTTCAAGCGTAAAGGCGTGGCATCCCAAGATATACCCGCGGCACGCATGATCGCTTGTGTGCGCACCCAAAACCCGTTCCACAGAGCGGCGCATGCCGGTGCCGTCGCCCAGGATGAATCGAATGGCATGGGACACTTTGGCTGACAGTGTGTCGGCGGGGTTCTCTCGCAAAATCGCTTCCATCTGGGCGATTGCAGAAGAGGGACAATCGTTCAACCATGCGTCCAATGCCGCGACCCAGCCCCGTTCGCGAGTTGTAATGTCACTCTGCGCCATAGCAGCGCGTGCGCTGACGGCGGCGTCTTCTGCGACCGACCACAATTCCTTGCGTCCCATCATAAGCGAAAACAATCCACGGGCAGCGTGGCCCATTGCAAAACCGGGGTTTGCTGCCAGCAGTGCGCCCAAATGAACAGGTGTTTGGGTGCCATGTGACAAGAAGCCATGTACAAGCCCGTTCCAGTTCTCCAGCTGTTGTGCCGAAGACAGTGAAACAGGACTTTGACAAATATCATACAGGGCCATGGGACCACCTTTCTTGGGTATCGTGTTGCACGTAGGTCTAGCGGATTTAAGGGCTCAGATCACGCCTTGGGGGGGATGTACACGCACACGTGAAGCGCGATGCTGCTTTCGTGAGCAACATGTCAGCATTCGCAAAAAACAGGCATAATACCGCCCAAGTTACGGGGAAAAATCCCGCTATTTCGGCGGTTTGGGGTGCTTGAGTGTTTCAAGAACCGCATCGGTGTCTTGCCCAAAGCGGGGTGGAGGACGCCGATATTGCACAGGTGTGCGACTTAGCTTCAAGGGATTCGCCAGCAATGGTAGCGTACCGTCCGCAAAGTCTTGTGCAGGGACCGAAATAACGGTGCCGCGCGCCTGCGCCTGATCCGACAGCAGTGCTTCGCTGACTGTGTTGATAGGGCCAACGGGAACTTTGACAGATTGCAGTTTTTCCAGAATTTCCTGGGTGGTGAAGTCTTCAAGAGTGGCGCGTATTTCCGGGATCAGTGCATCACGGTGTTCGATCCGTAAAGTGTTGGTTGCAAAGCGGGTGTCTGTTCCCAGATCAGGTCGTCCGATAACATCGCAAAACCGTTTAAACTGTGCGTCGTTGCCGACCGCCACCAGCACGTGGCCGTCAGATCCAGCGAATGCATCATATGGCACGATGTTGGGATGGGCATTGCCACGCCGCTCTGGGTTTTCACCGGAGGTCAAGAAGTTCATACCTTCGTTGATCAACCAGGACATTTGCGCATCCACAAGACTGAGGTCGATGTGCTGGCCTTCACCCGTAGCATCGCGGTGGCGCAAGGCCGCCAGAATACCAATCGTGGCATACATGCCGCACATCACGTCCGCGATGCCCACGCCCACCTTTGTCGGCGCACCTTGCGGATCCCCCGTCAAGGACATGATCCCGCCATAGCCTTGCGCCATCAGGTCATAACCGGGTTGGTCACGGTTGGGCCCAAATTGTCCAAAGCCGGAGATCGAACAATACACCAAGCCCGGATGTTTGGCCCGCAACGTGGCATGATCCAACCCGTATTTGACCAACCCGTCTGGTTTGTAATTTTCGATAACCACATCGGCCCGCGCCGCCAATTGGCGCACTGTCTTTTGCCCTTCCGGGGTAGAGATGTCTACGGCTATGGATTGCTTGTTGCGGTTGGCACACATGAAATACGCAGAAAGATCAGTGGCTTTGCCATCTGTGTCCCTAACGTAGTTCGGCCCCCAGCCGCGTGTGTCGTCGCCCCCTGTTTTGGGGTTTTCAACTTTGATCACGGTGGCCCCGAAATCCCCTAGAAGCTGGGTTGCGGTGGGGCCAGCCAGAATACGGCTTAAGTCCAGAACGAACAGATCACCAAGGGCCGTGGGCGTCTCAGATGCGACCATCATACGCCCCTTTTTCAATCACTGCGGCAATCACAGTGAACGTATCGGCGGTCTGCGCCTGCTCCAATGCAGTTTGCAACGCCTCGCGCGAATGGACCGTGTGGCCTTGTCCGCCGAATGCCCGTCCCATCGCGGCGTAGTCATGATGGGCGAAATCGACACCCTTATTCTGAAGTTGCCTTTGCCGCTGTTTCAACTCAATCAGCGACAGGGAGGCATCCACAAAGACGACAAATATCGTGGACAAGTCCAGTTCTTTCGCCGTGCTCAATTCCCCGGTGACCATCAAAAACCCGGCATCCCCTGAAAAACTAACAACGGGGCGTTCCGGATCAGCGAACTTTGCGCCCATAGCCAAAGGCACCGCGCATCCCATTGTGCATAAAGCTGTCGATTGGGTCAGGCCACGCGGCTCATAGCATTGCCACATTTGACTAAGCAAAATCCTGTGCGCACCGCTGTCGACAGTGGCCAAAGTGTTGCGTGGCAAAACCTTGCGGCACACGTCAATCACAGCGGCCGGTCCCCATGTGTCATCAGTTGGAAAGGCTTTGTTCAATGCGGCTTTGGTGCGTGCCACTTCGCCGCCCGCCCAGGTGCTATTTGGTGTCGCGGCCTTGAGCAGGGCGTCCAGTGTGGCGGGGGTAGAACCGATGATACTCACGGTGGATTGGTGCATGTAATGATGGTTCGGTTCGGCTGTAATATCTACGACGCGTTTTTGTCTTGGGTCCCAGATGTTTTGCCAGCCGGGGCGCATTTCAATCGGATCATAGCCCGCGCAAATCACCAGATCAGCGCTTTCGATCAACGGCAGCAAATGTGTGTCGGCCAACGGCGACAGGCCCGCGCCGCCCAAAGCCAATGGATGGTCTTCGGGCAACAGCCCTTTGGCCTTGTAGGTTGTGATAACAGGGATCTGAAATGCCTCTGCCATTGCTGTGATCTGGGGCGCGGCCCCTTCGTTCATGGCATCTACGCCGGCAATCAAAACGGGGCGTTTGGCGTTGGACAGCCAGTCCGCGGTTTCCGCCAGAACATCAGAGGAAGGCACAACCAACGCCGCCTCAGCGCGTGGGGCAGGCGGCATAGACGGAACTTGGGCCACAGCCACAGAAATCGGCACATCAATGTGAACCGGACCGGGGCGGCCTTCGGTTGCAATGGCGACTGCCTTGTCTGCAATGATGTGCGCGGCACCTGTATTCAGGGTAAATGTTGCCTTTGTAATCGGTGCGAAAACGGCGGTTTGGTCAAGGACTTGATGTGTATAGCTTTGTGCGTCGTCGGCATCGACGCATCCGGCCAGAACAATCATTGGAACGCGGTCTTGATGGGCGTTGGCGATCGCGTTGACACCATTCAAGACGCCCGGACCCACGGTGGCGATCAAGATGCCGGGGGCACCTGTGCGATGGTAGACGCCTTCGGCCATAAAGGCCGCGGCGTTTTCGTGCTTTGCCAGCACAAATCGAATTCCCGCAGCTTCCAGTGCGTCCACAAGGGTTAAGACTTCACCGCCGGGCATACCAAAAGCGGTGCGACACCCCGCAGCGAAAAGGCGAAGGGCAAGGGCATCTGCGGCACGGATGGTCTGGGACATGCGAAAACTCCGGTTTGGCTGTGGCACAGGTCGCACAAGAACCGGTCCGTGGGCAAGTGACACTTGTGTGCAGGAATGTTTCAACCTGCTTAAGCGTTTTGCGAAAATGGGTAGAATTTTTTGTTTTTTGGGTTGGGGTTCCGCTGGGCATTAAAGGAGTTACAAGAATTTGCACTTAAAGCTGCATGGATGAAAAAATGTCGCGTGTTCTTGTTTCTATGTGGTCCGATGCTGGTTTCCGTCTTGGCTGGACCTTTGGCTGTTGCGGCAAGACAGGGTCAAAATGACAGCTTGGGCGTCTATTTGCTTTTGTCGCAAAATCCGGAAGCCACAAGGCAACCATTGCAGATGATGGGCGTCTATCCAGTTGGCCCATCGGTTGCGCGATTTGGTGTGCTTGTGACAGGAGATGACGGGGCTGTCGAACAGGCGATGGATGCAGGATATTGGCTGGTACCAGCACAAATCTTGGCCGCGCTATGCGGGTTTGGTCAAGTTAAAGAGGATCGTTATGTTTAAATCATACAACACCAACGAACGCGCTACAGGGTTCCCAATAGGCAACGGTGCAGAACAGATAGTTCTGGCGTTGACTTGGGTTTTTCTTCTGATCGTGGTTATCACTGCGAAGATGCTAGATGCGCCCGTGGTTGCAAGTGGTGGAATTGGTTTGGCGTTTGCCGTCTTTTCGACACTTGGGTTGTGGAGCCTTGAAGGAAAAGATGTACGGGCCTCAGTTGCTGCAATGGGGCTGGTTGGGCAGGCGGTTGCCTTTACTACCGCTTTTGCAGGGCACGCATGGCAGGTGGACAGCCACATGTTGTTTTTTGCGTTGCTTGCGGCGACAGGTGGCCTTGGCAGCGTGCCTGCAATTGTCGCGGCTGTCGTTGTGATCGCGTTGCATCACGCAAGCTTCAGTATCTTGATGCCAAGCCTTGTTTATCCTTCCGTTGATGTTTTTGAAAATTTGCAACGTTCTGCACTGCATGCTGTTGTTGTGATTTTCGAAGCTATGGGCCTGATGGCTGCGATTAAGGCCCGGCAAACATTGATGGATGCACAAGTAGATGCGGCTGGCGCCTTAAAAACTGCGATGACTGAAGCGACCATTTCGCGTGACAAAGCCCTGCTTGCCCAACGCAAAGCAGAGGCTGCCGTTGCACGAAGTGAAGCGGACGGGAAAGCTGCGCAAGACGCGTGGGAAGCTTCACAGCGCGCCGAGGGCGCCAAGCAGGCTGCCGAGGCCCAAATGCGCGACGATGAAGCTAAACGGCATCTGGCCCTTGAACAGGCGGCCCAGAGTCAGCGCGAAGTTGTCGATGTTTTACGCGATGCATTGCAAGCGCTACAGGCGGGCGACCTCACGAAACGAATTACACGGCCTTTGGCAAAAGACTACGAAGATTTGCGTCATGCTTTTAATGATGCGATGGAAGGAATCGATCTGGCGCTGGCAAAAATTGTAGTGCGGGCGGATCAGTTCGAAGCCCAGTCAGAGGATTTAGGTCAGGCCGCAGTCGTTCTATCTGAAAGTGGCAGTGCCCAGGTCGATATTTTGTCGGATTCAAAAGTTTCTGCGCTTTCTTTGGCCTCGACCATTGTGCGGCTGACCGACATCGTATCGGGGGCCAATATAGATGCGACCGTTGCACGAGAAAATGCAGGTAAAAGTGAAAAGGTAACTGCACTTGCCAGTGCATCGATGCAAGAGATCGAACAGAGTTCCCGTGAAATGGCGCGTATTGTTTCTGTGATTGATGAAATCGCCTTCCAAACAAATCTGTTGGCGCTGAACGCAGGTGTCGAAGCTGCGCGCGCTGGTGAGGCTGGGCGTGGGTTCGCAGTTGTCGCATCAGAAGTGCGCGCTCTTGCGCAACGGTCGTCCACCAGCGCCAGTGATATTCGTGATCTCATTGAGCGATCAAACAAACACGTGTCAGAAGGCGCAAGTCGCATGACAGATACGGTTCAATCCCTAAACGACGTGGTACAAGCCATTGAAAGTATCACAACGCATATGGGCGCGATCACAGAAAGTACTCAGGAACAAGATCAAGGGGTACGCACGATCAGTGCATCATTTGCCACTCTGAACGACATGACACAAAAAAACCTGAGTATTTTTGAGGACACGACAAGCTCTACCCAAGCTTTGTCAATCGAAGCACAGGCCCTGGTCGATCTGACCTCCAAATTTGAAATTTCCGGCTCAGGCCATAAAAAAGAAAAGTTGGTCGCGCACAAGAAAGCATCATAGATGCCTAGGCGTTTTCCAATACTTGAGTGGAAAACGTACTGCGCCGTGTAAACCAGTATGAACGCAGTACGCTGGAACTTTTAGCGGCGACGGTCGCGTCGTGCGCTCATGGGCTGGAATGCGACACCCACGTGAGCTTCGCAGTAGGGTTTACCTTGTTGCACAGGCAGTCCGCAAAACCAAAAATCCTCGGTTGCTGGATCGCCGACAGGCCATTTACATGTCCGTTCCGTCAGTTCCATCAATGTCAGTTTTTTAGCTTTTTTCTCAACAGCGTTCACTTTGGCCAACGCTTCAGGGCTAATTTCGTTTGCTGACGGCTGCGGAGGCAAGGGTTGCCCTGCTGGAATGATTTGCTTGCGTGCCGGCAAATTTGGTTTCGGTGAAGCATCAACCGGTACAGGCTTGATCGCAGGTTCGGTTTTCAATTGCGGTTTTGGATCAGGCTTTGCTTTCGGTGCGGGCTTTGGTTTAGCTTCGGCTTTGGCCGCGCCAGCACTGCCTGCACGATTGGACAGCCCCAAACGGTGCACTTTGCCGATGACGGCATTGCGGGTGACCCCGCCAAGTTCTTTTGCGATCTGGCTGGCCGATTGGCCCTCGCCCCACATCTTTTTCAGCAATTCAACGCGGTCGTCAGTCCAAGACATGCGGCATCCCTAGGTAAAAAGCGGCCCTTGCATGGACCGCTTTGTGATATCATTCAGCGCTCTATTCTAATGGTTCTGGGCGCGGTTACAAGCAGGTCTGCACAAGCTTAAGCTTTGCGCTTTTGTAACTGCGCTTCGCGGACAGCCAAAAGCACCGCGCCAGCCACGATAATGGAGGCTCCCAGCACAGTAACAGCATCTGGAATGACCTTGTAGAACAACGCGTCATACAGTGCTGCGAAAATCAGCGTACCGTAGCTGAATGGCGCAACAAAGCTCGCATCCGCGCGTGCCATGGCATTCACAAAACACGCTTGGGCAATGGCCATGAAGACACCGATCCCGGCCAGGATCGCCCACTGTGTGAGTGTCGGCGCTTGCCAGACGAAAAGAACGGCGACCGTGGAAATTACCACGCCCAAAAGATTGTTGATCCATAAAATCTGCAACGGTGCTTCGCGGCCTGCCAAGCGTTTGATAATAATAAGTTCAAAGCCCAACGCCAATGCGGCCCCCAATGCCAACAAGGCTGCAGGTTGAAAGCTGTCGGGGGTGGGGCGCAGCAAGATCATCGCCCCGACCAACGCAATGGCTGCGGCACTCCACCTGATCGGGCCCACGGATTCCTTGAGCAATGGAATGGCCAGAACCATGCCGAAAACAGGGTTCAAAAAGGAAATAGCCGTTGCGTCAGCCAGCGGGATAAAAGCCACAGAAGCGAACATCAAGCTGACACCGGCCCATCCCATCAAAGTGCGCGTGGCATGCATGCGCCAGCGCACTGGCGTGAACTGGGGGCGAAAGATCCCCACAGCCATAGATATCACGACAAACGCAAACACATAACGACCATGGCTGATCTGCAACGGGTTCATCGCGGTGCCAAATGCATCGGACCCCAAAGCCTTAGCCATCAACGTGGTCGCTGCGATGAATGCAGTGGCAACAACGATCAAGGCGGCGGCAAGCGCTGGATTTTGTGTGCGTGGTTCAAACATGGCGCTGCTATGCGCTTGCGCCTTGGTCAGGGCAAGCGCAATAACTTCGCTATCAGTTGGAAAGGAAGCGGAAAGGGACTGGTCACATCAATTCAGTTCCGTTAAACGGGCCACATGTCAAATTTACGCGCCATAACACTCCGACGACGTCGTACGTTCGCGTAAGCCTTTTTCTATTCTGACATCGCGCCGTTTGTGCGCATCCCTTCACTTCTAAATTATTGACCCTGCGTTGGCGCTGCTGCACACATGCAACTTATGCCAATGCCTTCTATCCAAAGGATGATCCTATGATCGCTTCCGTTTTGCCCACTTATTCCCGCGCTCCTTTGACTTTTGTCAAAGGTGAAGGCACTTGGCTGATCGAGGCGGATGGGCGACGTTTTCTGGATCTTGGCGCAGGAATTGCGGTGAACGCACTGGGGCATGCGCATCCAAAACTAGTTGCGGCTTTGACAGACCAGGCCGGCGCGTTGTGGCACACGTCGAATCTGTACCACATTCCCCAGCAGCAGCAGCTTGCCGATAAGCTTGTCGATAGCACTTTCGCGGACACAGTATTTTTCACCAATTCAGGGACCGAAGCCTGTGAGCTGGCCGTCAAAATGGCACGGAAGTTCTGGTATGACAAAAATGCGCCGCAAAAGGTCGATATCATTACATTTGACGGATCTTTCCACGGCCGCTCGTCTGCAGGCATTGCCGCTGCGGGGTCAGAAAAGATGACCAAGGGATTTGGTCCGCTTTTGCCGGGGTTCACGCATCTGGCTTTTGGCGACCATGATGCGCTGAGCGCGGCCATTACAGAAACGACGGCGGCGATCATGATTGAACCCGTGCAAGGCGAAGGTGGCATTCGTCCTGTGCCGGATCAGTGCCTTAAAGGGCTGCGTGATCTGTGTGATGAACATGGAATCCTGCTGATCTTGGATGAGGTGCAGTGCGGTATCGGGCGGACCGGCAAACTGTTTGCACATGAATGGGCGGGGATCGAACCCGACATTATGATGGTTGCAAAAGGGATCGGGGGCGGGTTTCCATTGGGGGCTGTGCTTGCGACGGAACATGCAGCGTCCGGCATGACGGCCGGCACACACGGATCGACCTATGGGGGTAACCCTTTGGGGTGCGCTGTCGGGTGCGCTGTTCTTGACGAAGTGAACACACCTGAGTTCTTGGCCGAGGTGAACCGTAAGTCTGGACTGCTGCGCCAAAAGCTCGAAGGTTTGGTCGCCGATAACCCTGATGTCTTTGAAAGCGTGCGTGGCGCAGGCCTTATGATCGGAATTAAGTGCAAAGCGTTAAACATGGACATTGTGAATGCGGGGTATGACACGCAGGTGATCACGGTGCCCGCGGCTGACAATGTCATTCGACTACTGCCGCCATTGACGATCACGGATGACGAGATTGCGGATGCTATTGCCCGGCTTGATCAAGCCGCAAAGGCAGTGTCGGCCTGATTTTCTTTTCGCCCAAAATATCCCGGGGGTCCGGGGGCTGCGCCCCCGGGTAATCCCTAGCCAATAGAGACAAGTTATGAACCATTTTTTAGACATCCATAAAACCGAACCTGCTGATCTACGCAGGATCATTGATCAAGCAGGTGCGATGAAAAACGCCCGAATTGGCCTGCCCAAAGCAACGCTTGATGCAGAACAGCCATTGGCGGGACACATGGTTGCGCTGATTTTCGAAAAGCCGTCAACACGCACACGGGTCAGCTTTGATGTCGGTGTGCGCCAGATGGGGGGCGAAACGATGGTGCTGTCTGGGGCAGACATGCAGCTGGGGCACGGCGAGACTATCGCGGACACAGCCCGTGTTTTGTCGCGCTACGTCGATTTGATAATGATCAGAACATTTGACGAAACGGTTTTGCTGGAAATGGCGGAATATGCGGATGTACCGGTGATCAACGGCCTGACGGATCGGACACATCCGTGTCAGATTATGGCAGATGTGATGACGTTTGAAGAGCATCGCGGACCGATAAAGGGCAAGAAGGTGGTGTGGTGTGGCGATGGCAACAACGTATGTGCATCGTTTCTGCATGCAGCTGCACAGTTCCAGTTTGATTTGACATTTACAGGGCCACGGCAATTGGACCCGGAAGACGAATTCATGGGGTTGGCGCGAAAGGCCGGCAGCCGGATCAATATTGAACGTGATCCGGATAAAGCCGTCGAAGGTGCTGATCTTGTGATCGCAGACACTTGGGTGTCGATGCATGACAGTCAATCCACCAAAGAACGCCGCCACAATATGTTGCGTCCATATCAGGTGAATGAGGCGCTAATGAGACAGGCCAAGCCGGACGCTTTGTTCATGCATTGCTTGCCCGCGCACCGCGAAGAGGAAGTGACGTCTGCTGTGATGGACGGCCCGCAATCGGTTATTTTCGATGAGGCAGAGAACCGTTTGCATGCTCAAAAGGCGATCATGAGACATTGCCTCGGACGATAGTTGGTTTGGGGCTAGCCTAATCAAAGCACGACAACGGCACCTCGAAGTTCAGACTTCGGGGTGTTTTTCTTTTGTAGAGAGTAAGCAATAAAACCTAGGCGAAATATTACCTGATAAAAAAAGTCGGATTGACAATTCTGATTGAATCACTCAAGAATAGATCCAAGTTCTAGCCACCCCCAATCTGATGCGGGGAAGCCCGAACATCTCATGATGCAAGGACTTCCAGAATGTCAGATTTTAAAGACCAATTGATAGATTTCGACTTGGGGGATCGCTCGGCAAGCCGGTTTCAAACTTTGGGCAGGTGCGAACTTGGTGAACTGACATGTTCGTCGGGTGATACTGCAGGCATTGGCCTTGAAGTGATGCTCGACATGTGTGCGCAGACTGGATTCACGCGCGCCCACAATGGAGTGCCGGGCACAAATGTAACCGCAGAACACATGCGAGGGGCCGCATCATGAGCTTTCACCACCCCAAAGAGATGATGAACCCTTTGCCAGATACGCGGCCCACCTACGCCGCTGAGGATCTGACCAAAGGCAGTGACCAAGCCTATATTGTTTTGGGAACTCAGACATATACCTTGCGCATCACGCGTGCTGGTAAGTTGATTTTGACAAAATGACCCATGTGCATGCCCCGCGCGGTGGAGCGCCTGTCGGATTCATTACAGAACTGGACGGGGTCGAAGCCGCTTCAGTCATCTATTTGCGCCTTTGGTCTGACGGCCCGAAGGGAAAGCATGCAGTTCGGCAAGATTTTGAAAACAGCCTCGGCAAAATGCGCGGTCAAAAGGCGCTGGCTTCGTTTGAAGACTTGTATGGGTTATGTGCCCTGCATGGTCGCCGTCCGTTGATGCGTCATGCTGTAAATTGCAAATGTGTTGGTGCAGACGAAGCCTGCTTTGCCAATTTCATTGCAGCCGCCGCAACCGGGCAGCGCGAAGACGCCATGATGATAGCCACACTGCTTGTGCGCCCTGATTTTGCGCCAGTGATTACGGGCTTGGCGCGAGATTTCGGGCTGACGTTGATGCGCATGAACGTTCACGCTCCGCAAACGATGACCTCCGCTTCCAAAGGGCAACCGCGCTCGGACCTGCCAGCGCAACAACCCGTCACACTACACTGACACAAAAGACGACTTTGCAAACATTCGTTGTCCCCCCTTCAGGTGCAGCGACATTGCCGGTGTCTTTCAACTTCCTTCACCCCACCTAACATCGCCCTGACGGACTTTCGGGGCGATGTTCCAAACCTGCAAAGAAAATACGATGAAAACGACACTAATCTTTTTAACGGCCTCTGCCGCAACCTTGTCATTGGCGACCTCGGTTTTGGCACAAGACACAGGTTTCGAATGGGAGGGAGAGATAGAAATCGGTGTGGACAGTACAGTCAGCGCGGATGATCCTGCGGCGGAAATCACAGATACCTATGTATCTGCTGAACTGGAATTCGAGGCGGCCATAGCGGCACATTTCAGCGTGTTTGGCGGGTTGACGCTAGAATCCGTTCTAGATGCGACAGATGACCGGACATTTGATGATTTGGGGCTGTATTTCAGCACCTTAGGTTTGCGGTACACATTTGACGACACTCAGATCTCTGTTGGTAAAATTGCGCCTGTTTTCGCCCGTGCCTGGGATGAGGCGCCCGGCTTTTATGGCACGACGTTGGCTGAAGATTATGAACTGAGCGAAATGATTGGTATGTCTCTTGATACCGCGCTTGGAGGCGGAACATTATCTTTGGCCGTATTCTACGCTGACGACACGGGCCTGTCGAATAGCATCGGAACCAAACGCGGACGTAACAGCACGGCGAATGGCGGGGTTGGAAACACGGGAAAGCTTAACAACTTTGCGGTGCAATATTCACAAGAATTTGGTGACACTTCGGCCTGGGTCGGTGCGCGTCATTTGTCTGCGGGCACGGGGGATGTGTCTGATGAAACAGGGGTCGTGGTTGGTGCATCACACAGCTTTTCAAGCGGCTGGGATGTTATCGGCGAAGTGTCTTATTTTGACGGGGTAGGCGGCACGGATGACAGTGCGACGTATGTAACTGCGGGGGCGGCTTACGGTCTTGAAGACTGGACATTTTCCGCTGCAGCGACAGTTGTGAATCATTCCAACGCATCCAATGACAGCCTGATCACACTGGGTGTTGACCGTGCGCTGACAGAGACAATCGAAGTCGGGTTTGGTGTCGCGCGCTTTGACGTAGGGGGCGAAAAATCAACCTCGGTAGGGCTGTCCGCAGTCATGTCTTTTTGAATACACCCATCCGCCCGTGCCTTTTTGAGGGTGCGGGCCAAGGGGTTGTGAACGCCTAGGATAACCTCCATCGTTGGTCTCAGGAAACGGGATCGGGTTGGGTGCAACATATGAAAATTGTAGTGGCAGGTGCGGGAAGTATCGGGTGT containing:
- a CDS encoding porin; the encoded protein is MKTTLIFLTASAATLSLATSVLAQDTGFEWEGEIEIGVDSTVSADDPAAEITDTYVSAELEFEAAIAAHFSVFGGLTLESVLDATDDRTFDDLGLYFSTLGLRYTFDDTQISVGKIAPVFARAWDEAPGFYGTTLAEDYELSEMIGMSLDTALGGGTLSLAVFYADDTGLSNSIGTKRGRNSTANGGVGNTGKLNNFAVQYSQEFGDTSAWVGARHLSAGTGDVSDETGVVVGASHSFSSGWDVIGEVSYFDGVGGTDDSATYVTAGAAYGLEDWTFSAAATVVNHSNASNDSLITLGVDRALTETIEVGFGVARFDVGGEKSTSVGLSAVMSF
- a CDS encoding aspartate aminotransferase family protein; the encoded protein is MIASVLPTYSRAPLTFVKGEGTWLIEADGRRFLDLGAGIAVNALGHAHPKLVAALTDQAGALWHTSNLYHIPQQQQLADKLVDSTFADTVFFTNSGTEACELAVKMARKFWYDKNAPQKVDIITFDGSFHGRSSAGIAAAGSEKMTKGFGPLLPGFTHLAFGDHDALSAAITETTAAIMIEPVQGEGGIRPVPDQCLKGLRDLCDEHGILLILDEVQCGIGRTGKLFAHEWAGIEPDIMMVAKGIGGGFPLGAVLATEHAASGMTAGTHGSTYGGNPLGCAVGCAVLDEVNTPEFLAEVNRKSGLLRQKLEGLVADNPDVFESVRGAGLMIGIKCKALNMDIVNAGYDTQVITVPAADNVIRLLPPLTITDDEIADAIARLDQAAKAVSA
- the hemP gene encoding hemin uptake protein HemP, whose product is MSFHHPKEMMNPLPDTRPTYAAEDLTKGSDQAYIVLGTQTYTLRITRAGKLILTK
- the argF gene encoding ornithine carbamoyltransferase; amino-acid sequence: MNHFLDIHKTEPADLRRIIDQAGAMKNARIGLPKATLDAEQPLAGHMVALIFEKPSTRTRVSFDVGVRQMGGETMVLSGADMQLGHGETIADTARVLSRYVDLIMIRTFDETVLLEMAEYADVPVINGLTDRTHPCQIMADVMTFEEHRGPIKGKKVVWCGDGNNVCASFLHAAAQFQFDLTFTGPRQLDPEDEFMGLARKAGSRINIERDPDKAVEGADLVIADTWVSMHDSQSTKERRHNMLRPYQVNEALMRQAKPDALFMHCLPAHREEEVTSAVMDGPQSVIFDEAENRLHAQKAIMRHCLGR
- a CDS encoding DMT family transporter, which codes for MFEPRTQNPALAAALIVVATAFIAATTLMAKALGSDAFGTAMNPLQISHGRYVFAFVVISMAVGIFRPQFTPVRWRMHATRTLMGWAGVSLMFASVAFIPLADATAISFLNPVFGMVLAIPLLKESVGPIRWSAAAIALVGAMILLRPTPDSFQPAALLALGAALALGFELIIIKRLAGREAPLQILWINNLLGVVISTVAVLFVWQAPTLTQWAILAGIGVFMAIAQACFVNAMARADASFVAPFSYGTLIFAALYDALFYKVIPDAVTVLGASIIVAGAVLLAVREAQLQKRKA